In Amaranthus tricolor cultivar Red isolate AtriRed21 chromosome 3, ASM2621246v1, whole genome shotgun sequence, a single window of DNA contains:
- the LOC130808261 gene encoding probable WRKY transcription factor 31, whose amino-acid sequence MYAKTSQGFKDVPDNSTDNEKMNQQMRPLSALSLNLSHNQLFGSISSALGSLPELDNLDLDDEQTNKIYIREDHEINIGNKNYISTGMQTVINAEEPHQEIKKKARVCIRVSTKENMISDGCHWRKYGQKIAKGNPYPRAYYRCSMGTSCPVRKQIQRCQEDKSILMTTYEGHHNHQLPAAAQPMANTISSAISMLFSGENAPSSIDQFFAPTIFSHTPGLPSVATISASTPHPTITLDFTKQVNSQSTTQDSMSLMKFMQLLGQSPQGNSNLPIVDLISVIKMALESDPNLISVLASSIASTIKAHFEGKKEDSMGDISENAMDKI is encoded by the exons ATGTATGCAAAAACTTCCCAGGGCTTTAAAGACGTTCCAGACAACTCTACCGACAACGAGAAAATGAATCAGCAAATGAGACCGTTATCGGCTCTAAG CTTGAATCTGTCTCATAATCAGCTTTTCGGATCAATTTCTTCTGCTCTCGGGTCTTTGCCTGAGCTCGATAATCTTGATTT AGATGATGAGCAAACAAATAAAATCTACATTAGAGAGGATCATGAAATAAATATAGGGAACAAGAATTATATATCAACTGGTATGCAAACGGTCATAAATGCTGAAGAGCCTCATCAAGAAATCAAGAAAAAAGCTCGAGTGTGCATTCGAGTTtccacaaaagaaaatatg ATAAGTGATGGATGCCATTGGAGGAAATATGGTCAAAAAATAGCAAAAGGAAATCCATATCCACGAGCATACTATCGTTGTAGCATGGGAACTTCTTGCCCCGTTCGTAAACAG ATACAAAGATGTCAAGAAGACAAAAGCATTCTTATGACAACGTATGAGGGACATCACAACCATCAGTTACCTGCCGCTGCTCAACCCATGGCTAATACAATATCATCTGCAATCTCAATGCTATTTAGTGGCGAAAACGCGCCAAGTTCAATCGATCAATTTTTTGCCCCAACCATATTCTCACACACTCCCGGCCTACCAAGCGTAGCCACAATCTCGGCATCGACTCCACATCCTACTATTACATTAGACTTCACTAAACAAGTAAACTCGCAATCGACAACACAAGATAGTATGAGCTTGATGAAATTTATGCAACTCTTAGGCCAAAGTCCCCAAGGTAATAGTAATTTGCCTATTGTTGACCTAATAAGTGTTATTAAGATGGCTTTGGAATCAGATCCCAATTTAATCTCCGTATTAGCATCAAGCATTGCCTCGACAATTAAGGCACATTTTGAAGGTAAAAAAGAAGATAGTATGGGGGATATTAGTGAGAATGCTATGG ATAAAATTTGA
- the LOC130808262 gene encoding uncharacterized protein LOC130808262, producing the protein MFLTVIVPGPSNPKHNIDLYLQPLIRELNMLWEEGICTYDVSGKENFQLRAALMWTINDFPAYSMLSGWSTAGRYACPYCMDDSQAFYLTHNKKVCWFDCHRRFLDKSHPYRRNRTNFRAGIVEKRDPPFIRTGFELLDELDQFGFLKVNEEDAPEHNKEVSIYSAGWKKRSIFWDLPYWKTNTIRHNLDVMHIEKKCTSIPKASYTLNEQQIRALLQWLKSIRFPDGYVSNMARNIDMAKHQLFGMKSHDCHVFMQRLIPIAFRELLPVKVWEALTKLSLYFRSLTTTKLCVEDLRKMEADIPVIICKLETIFPPTFFDSMEHLPIHLAYEARIAGPVQYRWMYPFERYLRHLKLNVRNKAHVEASICNAYLTEEASHFVSHYFEPHVRCRVRDLPRNDDGSYNNIVTGVFTIFSHPIRFHGKGVAYILDERDYEIAHRYVLMNCPEVDVFISEFKSSIQRHQLNWSSQRIEAFVQENFANAFRTAARQGSFDNRVNSDILKQIAEGPLKYARSYNVCYTNGYRFHIVRHASNKLADNSEVCVKAGDNSRDEEDFYGQLLEIVEVEYPGIPIKRVTLFKCHWYDPTTTGNSRGTNIHKRYKLVDIHQGRSYCLYDLFVLVHDNDEDTEENVDLVLSEDEQSEDEDVENDDYFSDED; encoded by the exons atgttcttgaccGTGATTGTTCCTGGGCcaagtaatccaaagcacaacattgacttatatcttcaacctCTAATACGAGAGTtgaatatgttgtgggaggagGGTATTTGTACATATGATGTGTCAGGAAAGGAGAATTTTCAACTAcgagcagctttaatgtggacgatCAATGACTTTCCGGCTTATTCGATGTTGTCCGGGTGGAGTACTGCGGGCCGATATGCTTGCCCTTACTGCATGGATGATTCCCAAGCTTTCTACCTTACGCATAACAAGAAGGTGTGTTGGTTTGACTGTCATAGAAGGTTTTTGGATAAAAGTCATCCGTATAGgagaaatagaacaaatttcAGAGCAGGCATTGTTGAGAAGAGAGACCCACCTTTCATTCGGACAGGATTTGAATTGCTTGATGAATTGGACCAGTTTGGTTTTTTGAAAGTCAATGAAGAAGATGCACCGGAGCATAATAAAGAGGTTAGTATATACTCTGCTGGATGGAAGAAGAGGAGCATATTCTGGGATTTGCCATATTGGAAAACTAACACGATTCGCCATAATTTAGATGTTATGCAcatagaaaaaaaat GTACGTCTATTCCTAAAGCTTCCTATACATTAAATGAACAACAAATACGTGCCTTGCTTCAATGGTTGAAGAGTATTAGATTTCCCGATGGTTATGTCTCCAATATGGCAAGGAATATTGACATGGCCAAGCATcaattgtttggcatgaaaagtCACGATTGTCATGTTTTCATGCAACGTTTAATTCCAATTGCATTCAGAGAATTGTTACCGGTGAAGGTTTGGGAAGCGCTTACGAAGTTGAGCTTATATTTTAGAAGTTTGACTACCACAAAGCTATGTGTGgaggatttgaggaaaatggaaGCAGATATTCCGGTTATCATCTGCAAACTAGAGACTATCTTTCCGCCCACATTCTTTGATAGCATGGAACACCTTCCGATCCATTTGGCATATGAGGCTAGAATTGCTGGACCGGTCCAATACAGATGGATGTATCCATTTGAGAG GTACCTTAGACATTTGAAACTGAATGTCAGAAATAAAGCTCATGTTGAAGCGTCGATATGCAACGCATATTTAACCGAGGAAGCATCGCATtttgtttcccattattttgagcCACATGTGCGATGCAGGGTCAGAGACCTTCCTAGGAACGACGATGGAAGTTACAACAATATTGTAACTGGTGTATTCACAATCTTCAGTCATCCAATAAGATTTCATGGAAAAGGAGTAGCATATATTTTGGATGAAAGAGATTACGAGATTGCACATAGATACGTGCTCATGAATTGTCCAGAGGTGGATGTATTTATATCTGAgtttaaaagttcaattcaaagacATCAACTGAATTGGTCAAGTCAGAGGATTGAAGCGTTTGTTCAAGAGAATTTCGCTAATGCCTTCAGAACTGCA GCAAGACAAGGATCATTCGATAACCGAGTGAACAGTGACATTTTGAAGCAGATTGCTGAAGGACCACTAAAATATGCTCGGAGTTACAATGTCTGTTACACAAACGGATACAGATTCCATATCGTACGTCATGCATCAAATAAATTAGCAGACAATAGTGAAGTGTGCGTCAAAGCTGGTGACAACAGTCGTGACGAAGAAGATTTTTACGGGCAATTGCTTGAAATCGTAGAGGTTGAGTACCCGGGGATACCAATCAAAAGAGTAACGTTGTTCAAATGTCATTGGTATGACCCAACTACTACTGGAAATAGCCGCGGAACAAATATTCATAAACGATATAAGTTAGTTGACATACATCAAGGTCGCTCGTATTGTTTATATGATCTGTTTGTGTTG gtgcatgataatgatgaagatacTGAAGAAAATGTGGATCTTGTATTGTCAGAAGACGAACAAtccgaagatgaagatgttgaaAACGACGactattttagtgatgaagattaa